The genomic interval CAGTTTTTATCCTTTGATCTATTTTATCCATCTGTTACATTTCCACTTAAGTATCCAGGTTACAATCTACATCTCTTCCTAAATGTATAAAAGATTGCTTACAATTCAAAACCAGAAAATGTcgttccttctttttcttgatTATGCCTCAGAAATGGATTCCACTCTCCCACAAACTTGTCTGTTGATTTTTCCTGTAATAACCtcattaaattttctttaattCCTTTAATTTATCAGTCTCTGTGAATTTGAATATTTTCACAAGGAGGAGAAATGCAAAAAGTTGTGAATTTTCTCCATGGATCATTTTGAAAGAACAATTAGAAACCACCCCAGTGTGGACATTGTTTGAATGACCTGATGCAACATGGCCACAGGGTGAAACTAGAGGACATGGAGGCTGGCCAGCACTGCCCTTGCTGTGGATTCTCATCCTTTCTCCCCACTGCATGTGTTCTCTCTCCATAGGAGTTCAAGCTGATGTATGGCATGCTCTTCTCCATCCGCTCCTTTGTTAGTAAAATGAGCCCTGTGGATATGTATCCTTTCTCCCTAGAGATGCTACTCTCTGAATGAAAGGGAAGTGGGATGGCAGGGGAGGTCAGTAGTATGCCTTTTTCTATTTGTGCTATAAAACACAGCATTTTCCAGGCTGACCTATTTGGAAAGCAGGTGAAATGGAGCCTAAGGTGGGTTGTCTGTCTTCCCCttgtcttcttttatttctccttAATCTCTGCACCCCAGGAAGGATGGTTTCCTCTCCTTCCAGACCAGCAAGTACAAGCTGCACTATTATGAGACCCCCACAGGGCTGAAGGTGGTGATGAATACAGACTTGGGGGTGGGCAACATTCGGGATGTGTTGCACCAGATCTACAGCTATGTAAGTAGGACAATCTTTCCTCCTATTCGTATTTTTCTGTCCCAGAGTAACCGCTTCCATTGATCTTTTGTATGCAGCTGCAGGGCAAATGAAAGAGGTTAGAGGGGAACCTATTAATGGTCGTAGGTGATTTTGAGTTAAAATAAAGCTGTGTCCCTGTGGGCAAGGGCAAACAGAAGTTGACAGTCCTGATTCTGGAAGGTGTTATGCAGCGTGTTTGAATTTCTTCCTTCTCTATTAATGCATAAGCATTACTTAGGGTAGAGTACAATAGTGGAAAGTGCATTATCCTAAAACAACAATGAGCAAGATACCACACACATAATGCATtaagcaagcaaagaaaatgcCTCCCAGAATGTAGTGGTTATTGCTAACCCTCAGAAATAACCATTCACGATTTAGAAGATGTTCCACAGTGTTGACAATGTGGCCACTTTGGAAGTCCTATCATGTGTTACCCATCAATAGGTGAGGCATGACAAAGAACATTTTTACTGTCACTGTTTTTCCCTATCATTTGTTAGGGAAATGTGATTTTTCTGCTAGTGCAGTTTTTACCTTTTATGAATTAGTTAAATAGAACTGGAAGGCAGCAAAGAGAAGCAACAGAGAAAAGAGATCATCTTGACAGGACAAAGGCTGGAACTTACTTGGCTCCAGAAAGCACCTGCTGCATGAGATTTGTTTCATTCCAGATCCTAGCTAGAAGTCCAATGACATCAAAATCCAGGCTGTACTTCCTGGAgtcatccagcctttggaggAGTTCAAGGAAGTCCCCATTCAAAACATTACTTACTCATGTCCTATAAAATTAAGAAGGCTTTCACCTGATGTCAGAACACCACCAGTTCAGGATTGGCAGTGCATACTTTTCTTCAGAAAAGGATCCAAACCTCTATTCTGTCAGTGCTTTACAATTATCCCATGGGATGTGTTCACACCTGCCCTCAAACAGTAGTAATTTACTCAAACAGTAAACTTCATCAGTTGCTTCAACTCTCAGGTGGCCATCACACCAGTGAGGAGTCATTTATCCCTCACTGTGTTGGTGAGTTAGGCAGAATATGATTGATCTGTGAGAGAAGGTAGGTGCAGATAActgcaccaccaccccaaaaaactGAAGGTGTAATCTAATCAGGGTTGGTCAAAACAGAGATATTTCTATGGTAGGGAGGAGGACTCCAGCATTCAATTCCTATCTGAAGTCAGTTTGGAGTTTGCTTTACCAGGTAGGAGTGGGTAGATTCTGACCTGATTTGCCTCACAGCCcgtttctcttcttcttcttcttcttcctcctcctcctcagatctATGTGGAGTATGTCGTCAAAAATCCTCTGTGCAACTTGAACGAGACCATCCAGAGTGAGCTCTTTCGGAACAAGCTGGACAGTTTCATCCGTGGCCTGCCCTTCTTCTCGGCTCGGGCAGGCTAACTTTCCCCATTCTCAAAACTGTATTTCCTGTGATGTACATATGGATTACCATCAAGCAGAAAGCCTGGCATGTTCTCGGCTGGCTGTGCCAGTGTCACTACGACAGTCCCCATAATGTACTTGGTATTCAGAAACAGAAACTCTGAGCTTGGGACAGGCCTCCCCACCTCCTTCCCTCAACATTGCTCATCAGACCGTTTCCTCTTGCAAAGCCATACCATGACTGGTCACCTGCCTCTTGCattgctttccctttcctttgacCCTTCCCCTTGGCAAGGACCTCAGGATCTATTCCGTGTTCTCTGGACCACTTTCCCCATCCTACCTACAGTCCTTTGCTGGCCTAGACCTGCTATATTCT from Sceloporus undulatus isolate JIND9_A2432 ecotype Alabama chromosome 6, SceUnd_v1.1, whole genome shotgun sequence carries:
- the TRAPPC1 gene encoding trafficking protein particle complex subunit 1, with the protein product MTVHNLYIFDRNGVCLHYSEWNRKKQAGISKEEEFKLMYGMLFSIRSFVSKMSPVDMKDGFLSFQTSKYKLHYYETPTGLKVVMNTDLGVGNIRDVLHQIYSYIYVEYVVKNPLCNLNETIQSELFRNKLDSFIRGLPFFSARAG